A window of Borrelia duttonii Ly genomic DNA:
TAAATTAGCAAAAGAAACCACTGGAAATGCAGTTACTCCCAAAGATGCAACTGTAGCAGGAGGAATAGCTCTAAGAGCCATGGCAAGAGATGGTAAATTTGCCAATGGTAATGCTGCTAATGATATTGCTACTGAAGTTAAAAATATAGCAATTAGTGCAGTTAATAAGTTACTCAGTACATTAACTATATCAATAAGGAAAACAGTGGATGATGGACTTCAAGTAGTAAAAGAAGCTATGAAACTTAATACCGAAAGTTAAAAATTTGTAACTATTTATGATAGAAAATAACCTTAAATAAGATCAGCAAATTAAATTAATAAAGTTAATACAAAATAATAAAGTAATTGAAATAAAAGGCTTTCTTGTTAAGAGGGCCTTTTTGTTGTTTTTACATAAATTAACTTTGTTAAGGGTATAATATCTTATTTCTTAATAGTGTATTTTCTTAATTCTTTGTTTATTTACGTGTCATTAATTTTTACTCATTTTGTATTTATTAATTTTGATTTTGCTTTTGAAGTAAGCGTAGGAATATAGGAAGGAGGTATCTTTGAATACAATAGAGAGAATTCAAAGATCTTAAAAGTAATAGGTGGTTATAGGGAAAGGTATCAGGAGATAAAGGAAGATTAGGAAGTGGGTTAAGTTGTAGCAATAATAGAATTTGAGAGAAGTTTCGAGCATTGCTGTAGTTATTGGACGATATTTTAGGATCTACTGTTAAAGTAGATATAATTAGGGATAAAGTAGGAGAATATTTTAACAGTCTAGATGCTAAACTTGGAAAAGTATTAGAATAGTTAAGAGAAGTAACTAAAAAAGATCAGAAACAGGTGATGGTAAAAGCGCTTCATCAAAGAATATCATTAAAAAAGCTTTTAGTTTTTAAAAGAGGTTTTAGGGGGACATAAAGACACATCTAAGAGCTTTAGAAAGATAGGTAATTTTAATCTATTAGGTGATGCAGAAATTAGTTTGAAACAATGGATAGTAGTAATTGATAGTGAATTAAAGAAGGCATATAATGCGTAAAAGGGATAGTAGAATTAGCAACAGATTCAGGTGTTAAAGAATTTCAAGCAGGGTTAATAGATAGTGTAGATAATAAGGATGTGGTAGAGGTAGAAGTTGTTTGTTTTTTTGATGAATCATTAAGCTGAGGTACTCGCTGTTTTAATGTTAATGCTGTTGGTATTAATTGCGGTGTAAAAGTAATTTTGAGTATCAGATAATCTATGCAATGTATTGGAATTTGTGTTTTAGGATTTGGTATTGTTACTAAATAGATCGTTAAAGCAAATGATAAAGTCAGAACAGTGAAACACTTGTTTCTGCATGTAGGAGAATTGTTTTCTTTTTTTAGTGTAGTATCCATTTATTATAGAGTTAAAAGGATCTAAGAGAATCTTTTAAGGGAGGAAAAAAGGTAAGAGAAAAGAGACGGGAGAGGATTAAGTGGAGCAATGATGGAAGTGGGGGAGGAGTGCAGAGAATGCATTTTATGCATTTTTGGAGTTAGTGTCGGATGTGTTGGGATTTGCTGCTAAAGCAACAACAAAGAAGAATGAAGTGGGAGAATATTTTAATAGTTTAGGTGTTAAACTTGAGAAAGCATCAGAAGAGTTAGAAGAGGTAGCAAAGAAGTCAGAGACAGGTGGTGATAAGAGCGATTTATTAAAACATTCAATTAGAGAAGCAATTAATTCTGCTAAGGAAGTTTTAGATGCATTGAAATGCCATTTAAAATCTTTAGGGCAAGTAGGTGAGATTGATAAGATAAAAAATGCTAAGATTAAAACAGGAAATCTTGATGCTAATGTTAATAATGATGCTGGAGAATTAGTTACTGGTGGTAATGTAGCTAATGGTGCTAAGGTAGCTACCAATGCAGATTTAGTAGTTGCTGTTGCGTTAAAAGCTATGACTAAGTCTGGTAAATTTAGTGCTGATAATAATGATACTGGTATTGTCAAAGCTGCAGCGGCTAGTGCAGTAAATAAGGTATTAGGAATACTTGATTTAATAGTTAGGAAAACAGTAAGTATTAATCTAAATAAGATAAGAGAAGCTGTTAAGGGAATACAGTACTTTGAAACAGTTGAGACTGATACAACTGAAGCTTTTACTCAAACTCAGCTACTAAATAAACAATATAAATGGTGATTAATAAATTATGTATATTGTAATGTTGCACACTTCTCTCTTTAATCATGAGGGAGGTGTTATTTTTGTTAATGATGTGTTACTTGGTTGATGCATATGTTCTAATCAAGAATATTCGGTTTTTTGTATAAAATGAAGAGATTTTATGATGCTCATTTACAGTGTTAATTTTAGCGTAAGAAAAAACATACTGAAACTTGAAAAAATCTAATATCTTTCTCAATAATTAGATATTAAAAATGTAAAAAAGTCTAGTGAATCTAGTAAGAAGTACTATTGATAAAGGTTTTAAAACTGTTAAAGAAGCAATGAAAATTAATACTAATGATACTTCCTGTATCATCTAAAAAGAGTGGTTCTGGTGGTCAAAATAAAATAGGTAAAGTTATGTAAGTAAATAAGAAAAATAAAGTCATAAAGTGAAGATACTAAGAGTTAAGCTTTTGGTATTTTTTATTTTATAGTATGTTAAATAGAAATATGTTACTTGATATGATTAATTTTATTATTTGTGATTTTTTTAAAATGTTCTAATTAAAAGTATTCAGTTTATTATATAAAATTGTACAAACAAAGATAATATGGTGATGGGATGTAATAGTGGGGGAGTAGGAGGAGTAGAAGAGGGACAAGTAAAGAAGGGAGATGGGAGTGTAATAGATTTAAAGGGAGTAAGTAAAAAGATAAGAGATGCGGTGGAGTTTTTGGGGAAAGTAAAAGAAGTGCATGTTTTAGTTAAGTCAGTAGATACTCTTGCTGGTGCTATTGGGAAGAAGATTAAGTCAGATGGAAAGTTTGATACTATGGCTGGTAAGAATGGATCATTGCTTGCAGGAGCATATAATATTGCGTTGGATATCAATGGTAAGTTGACGGTATTAGAGGGTAAGGTTGGACTTTCTGCTACACTGAAGGCAAAGGTTATTGCTGCGAAAACTAGTGGTGAATCATTCTCAAATAAATTAAAAACAGAACATACTGATCTTGGGAAGGAAGATGCTAGTGATGATAATGCAAAAGCAGCTTTACTTGTAACAAATGCTACTAAAAATAAAGGAGTAACTGAGCTTGAATCCCTCAATACAGCAGTTGATGAGTTAATAACAGCTGCTCAAGCTGCAGTGGAAGCTGCAATTAATGAGCTTACAAATCCTGTTAATGTTGCAGCAACGGATGGTCAATCTTAATAAGGTAAGAGATAAAGAATTTGGATGTTATTGTAAAATTAGTTTTTTACTTGGAAGGTAAGTAACCGGAGCAAATAAAATCAATAGCTATAAAGCTAAGAGTGTAGTATTCTTAGCTTTTATTTTTTTTCTTGTAAAAGCTAATTAACTACTTTGTCACTTATCAGAAAAAAGGAGGTACGGAAAAAATTAGAAAAAGACAGGATAGCAATAGATGAATTATTAAGGGCTTCTAATAAAATGGTATCGGATGTAATGGCAGAACTTGTAATTAAATCTACTACTTAAAGAAGTTAAATTATATAAATACCAAGATATTCAATTAGGATAATAACTTTAAGAAAATAAATAAAGTTGTAAATTAAAGATACTGATGAGGATACTTAGAGTTAAGTTATTTGTCTCTTTTATTTTATAGTGAAGTAGAGATATATTGCTTTATATGATTAATTTTATTATTTTTGGTTTTTAAAATGTTCTAATGAAAAATATTCAGTTTGTTATGTTAAATTGTACATATCATACAAGATAACATATTATATTATAAAAAATAAATTTTAATCTTTATTGTGATGTACCTTAGTTATTTAAAAAGATTGAATGACAATCATTTATGGTTTTATAATATGGTAAAAAATACACAAATATTTATGATAAGAAGTCATATATGATAGATATAGAAAAGTCAATGATAAATATTTTATATTTTTAAATTTATAATAGAATAAATAATCAGTTTTTATATAGATATTTTATGAATTTTCGTTTGTCCATTCATTCATAGTTGTATTCGTTTTATCTTTTGTGTTTTCCTTATTCTTAATAAAAAAGCGAGAAATAAAGAAATAAAAAAACAAGGAAGCGAAAAGAATGAGGAGAGAGAAAAAAGAAGAGGGGAGAATAAGAGTAATAATATTGATGATGGTGATGATGATGGTGATGATGATGATGGGATGTAATAGTGGGGGAGGAATAAAGGAAGGAGAGGAAGGGAAAGCAAGGAAGGGAGATGGGAGTGTAATAGATTTAAAGGTGGTAAGTAAAAAGATAAGAGATGCGGTGGCATTTGCAGAAAGTGTTAAAGAAGTGCATACTTTAGTTAAGTCGGTTGAAGAGTTGGCTAAAGCTATAGGCAAAAAGATTGATGCTAATGGTAGTCTTACTGCTGAAGCTGATTATAATGGGTCTTTACTTGCAGGAGTGCATAGTGTAATATCAGCTGTAAACACTAAGTTAAAAGGCTTGGAAACAACAGATAACATTTCTGATGAATTGAAAGTAAAGATTGTTGCTGTTGGGAAAGAAGGTAAAGCATTTTTAGATAAGTTGAAAGAAAAGAATGCTGATCTTGGGAAAGAAGGTGCTAAAGATACAGATGCTAAAAGTGCTATAGATGTAACTGATAATACAAAAGATAAAGGGGCTACTGAGCTTGCTAAACTCAACGGTACAATTGATGAATTGTTGAAGGCTTCTAATAAGATATTGTCGGATGTAATAGCAGAGCTTGTAGTTAAACCTACTACTTAAGGAAGTTAAAGTATATAAATACCAAGATATTAAAGCAAGAAATAGCTTTAATAATATAAATAAATAAATAAATAAAGTTATAAAGGGAAGATACTGAGAGTAAGCTCTTTGTATCTTTTTAATTTTTATGAATTTGTTGTCATTTGTTAGTGATTATTCATTCATTTTTTGTGTATTTGATTTTATTTTTTTTGTCTTCCTACTATTTAAAGATAAGCTAGAAAAAAATAAAAAATAAGGAGGCTAGAAGAATGAATAAAGAGAAAAAAGGAGAGGGGAAAGTAAGAGTAATAATATTGATGATGGTGATGATGATGATGGGATGTAATAGTGGAGTAAAGGATCCAGAGAAGGTATTTTTGAGTGATATAGCAAATTTAGGGAAAGGATTTTTAGATGTATTTGTGAGTTTTGGCGATATGATTACGGAGACATTAGGAATAAAGGCAGATACAAAGAAAAGTGAGATAGGTGGATATTTTACTAAAATTGAGAATACAATGAAGATAGTGAAAGGTAAATTAAGTAAAATTTTAGAAGAACATGGGAATTATGAGAAAGTGAAAGAGAAGGTAGAGGAATTTATTGGGAAGATAAGTAAGATCGAAGAAGGGGCAAAGGAAGCGTCAAAAGGTGCTACAGGTGATGTTGCTATAGGAAATGCTGTTAAAGGAGGTCAAGATGCTGTAGCAGCAGATGTTACAAGTGTCAATTCACTTGTGAAAGGAATTAAAACAATAGTTGACGTGGTGTTGACAAAAGGCAAAGCAGATGCTGATGCCATTCAAGATGGTGAAAAGAAGAAAGTTGGACAATTTTTTGCAAGGAAAGATGATGCTCCTCAAGAGGCTGAGACAGCTAAGGCAAATGCAAGTATAGGAGCAGTGAGTGGTGCTGATATATTGCAAGCTATTGTTAAGTCTAATCAGGTTGTTAATGGTGATATTAAAATTGATGCGGCTCAAAATGCAGCAGAGATTGCTGCTGCAAAAAAAGATGATGCTAAAAAAGAGATTAATGAAGACCAAAAAGACGCAATAATAGCAGCAGGTATAGCATTGCGAGCGATGGCAAAAGATGGTAAATTTGCGGCTAAGCAGGATGCTAGTGATAAATATGCTAATGCAGTAAATGGTGTAGTATCAAGTGCAGTAAATAAGGTGTTAAGTACATTGACAATAGCAATAAGGGATACAGTAGATTTGGGATTAAAAGGGATAAATAAGGTATTAGGAGAGATTAAGCAAGGAGAGGGTTCTGAAGCTAAAGTTAAGGCTAATTAATAGGTGAATTAGTATATATAGTTTATGTAATAATTATTAGGTAAAAAGGCTAGTAGAGAGCGCAATCAAGCTCTCTTTTTTATTTGCAGTATTAAATCATATTTTTTTGCCTCTAATTCTTTAATAAATAAGCTATGAAAAAGCTAATAATGAATATAAATAAGGAGGGGAAGAAAATGAATAGAGAAGGAAAAGAAGGGGAAATAAAAGGGAAGGGAGGGATAGGAGAGAGAGTAATAGAGAGAGTGAAGAGAGAGGATAAGATGTGGGATAGAATGAGAATGAAGGGATTAATATTGATGATGATGATAGTGATGGGATGTAATAGTGGGGGAGTAGTTGGAGGAGAGGAAGGGAAGAATAAATTTTTGCAGTCATTAGTTAATGTGAGTGAAGAATTTTTGAATGTTTTTACTTCATTTGGGGAAATGGTAGGGAGCGTATTGGGATTGAATGTTGATTCAAAGAAG
This region includes:
- a CDS encoding variable large family protein; this translates as MLGFAAKATTKKNEVGEYFNSLGVKLEKASEELEEVAKKSETGGDKSDLLKHSIREAINSAKEVLDALKCHLKSLGQVGEIDKIKNAKIKTGNLDANVNNDAGELVTGGNVANGAKVATNADLVVAVALKAMTKSGKFSADNNDTGIVKAAAASAVNKVLGILDLIVRKTVSINLNKIREAVKGIQYFETVETDTTEAFTQTQLLNKQYKW
- a CDS encoding Vsp/OspC family lipoprotein — translated: MVMGCNSGGVGGVEEGQVKKGDGSVIDLKGVSKKIRDAVEFLGKVKEVHVLVKSVDTLAGAIGKKIKSDGKFDTMAGKNGSLLAGAYNIALDINGKLTVLEGKVGLSATLKAKVIAAKTSGESFSNKLKTEHTDLGKEDASDDNAKAALLVTNATKNKGVTELESLNTAVDELITAAQAAVEAAINELTNPVNVAATDGQS
- a CDS encoding Vsp/OspC family lipoprotein encodes the protein MRREKKEEGRIRVIILMMVMMMVMMMMGCNSGGGIKEGEEGKARKGDGSVIDLKVVSKKIRDAVAFAESVKEVHTLVKSVEELAKAIGKKIDANGSLTAEADYNGSLLAGVHSVISAVNTKLKGLETTDNISDELKVKIVAVGKEGKAFLDKLKEKNADLGKEGAKDTDAKSAIDVTDNTKDKGATELAKLNGTIDELLKASNKILSDVIAELVVKPTT
- a CDS encoding variable large family protein; amino-acid sequence: MNKEKKGEGKVRVIILMMVMMMMGCNSGVKDPEKVFLSDIANLGKGFLDVFVSFGDMITETLGIKADTKKSEIGGYFTKIENTMKIVKGKLSKILEEHGNYEKVKEKVEEFIGKISKIEEGAKEASKGATGDVAIGNAVKGGQDAVAADVTSVNSLVKGIKTIVDVVLTKGKADADAIQDGEKKKVGQFFARKDDAPQEAETAKANASIGAVSGADILQAIVKSNQVVNGDIKIDAAQNAAEIAAAKKDDAKKEINEDQKDAIIAAGIALRAMAKDGKFAAKQDASDKYANAVNGVVSSAVNKVLSTLTIAIRDTVDLGLKGINKVLGEIKQGEGSEAKVKAN